The Cucumis melo cultivar AY chromosome 6, USDA_Cmelo_AY_1.0, whole genome shotgun sequence genome includes a region encoding these proteins:
- the LOC103501632 gene encoding uncharacterized protein LOC103501632: MRKDAVFDWDQSCQNAFDSIKKYLFNPPVLSAPAAGKPLILYIAAQETSLGALLAQENDKDKLRHYMQAFTIHLVAKSGPVKYILSRPVISGRLAKWAIILQQYDIVYIPQKAVKGQALADFLADHPVPSNWKLCEVLPDEEVLLVESMEPWIMFFDGATRRSGAGVGILFISPEKHMLPYSFTLGEFCSNNVVEYQALIIGLQMASKFGIKCIEIFGDSKLIINKLSYQYEVKHQDLKPYFSYARRLMDRFDSIILEHIPRSENKKADALANLATALTVSEDIPINISLCQKWIVPSIESQYEEADVISVYAIDEEDWRQPIIDYLEHGKLSTDPRHRAKIRRRAARFIYYKDTLYRRSYEGLLLKCLGKEESTKALEEAHSGICDAHQSGPKLQYQLKRMAVPLREAKKENIVNFVQTHIIYRYGIPHRIVTDNGRQFANTLMDKLCEKFNFKQYKSSMYNATANGLAEAFNKTLCSLLKKAVSKTKRDWQEKIGEALWAYRTTHRTPTVVTPYSLVYGVEAVLPLEREIPSLRMAIQEGLTTEDNAKLRLQELEALDEKRLEEQQALECYQARMSKAFDKQVRPDHFKLVI; this comes from the exons ATGAGGAAGGATGCAGTCTTTGATTGGGACCAATCATGCCAAAATGCatttgatagcataaagaagTATCTGTTCAACCCTCCGGTCTTAAGTGCGCCTGCAGCTGGAAAACCATTAATATTGTATATTGCAGCTCAAGAGACTTCGCTCGGGGCATTACTTGCACAAGAAAATGATAAAG ATAAACTGAGACATTATATGCAAGCATTCACTATACACTTGGTGGCAAAATCTGGTCCTGTCAAATATATCTTATCAAGGCCAGTCATCTCGGGACGCCTCGCGAAGTGGGCTATTATACTCCAACAATATGATATTGTATATATCCCCCAAAAAGCAGTGAAGGGCCAAGCATTGGCAGATTTCCTGGCTGATCATCCAGTTCCATCAAATTGGAAGTTATGTGAGGTTTTACCTGATGAGGAAGTATTGTTAGTTGAAAGCATGGAGCCTTGGATCATGTTCTTTGATGGTGCGACACGAAGAAGTGGAGCTGGTGTTGGCATTCTCTTCATTTCTCCTGAGAAACATATGTTGCCATATAGCTTCACACTCGGTGAGTTTTGTTCAAATAATGTTGTCGAGTACCAAGCCCTTATTATCGGCCTCCAAATGGCTTCAAAATTTGGGATAAAGTGCATAGAAATATTCGGTGATTCGAAGTTAATCATAAATAAGCTCTCTTATCAGTACGAGGTAAAGCATCAAGACTTGAAGCCTTACTTTAGTTATGCTAGAAGATTGATGGACAGATTCGACAGCATAATATTGGAGCATATACCgagatcagaaaataagaaagctGATGCACTTGCAAATTTGGCCACTGCTTTAACAGTCTCGGAAGACATACCAATAAACATTTCCCTTTGTCAAAAATGGATTGTGCCTTCAATTGAAAGTCAATACGAAGAAGCTGATGTGATATCTGTGTATgcaattgatgaagaagattggcGCCAGCccattatagactatttggaGCATGGAAAACTTTCCACCGATCCTCGACATAGAGCCAAAATACGTAGAAGAGCTGCGcgatttatttattacaaagacACACTTTACCGACGCTCATATGAGGGACTTCTGCTGAAATGCCTAGGGAAAGAGGAATCGACAAAGGCCTTAGAGGAAGCTCATTCAGGTATTTGTGATGCCCACCAGTCTGGTCCAAAGCTCCAATATCAGTTGAAAAGAATGG CCGTGCCATTAAGAGAAGCAAAGAAGGAAAACATTGTTAATTTTGTTCAGACACACATCATTTACAGATATGGTATTCCTCATCGTATCGTAACTGATAATGGAAGACAATTCGCTAACACTTTGATGGACAAGCTATGTGAAAAATTTAACTTCAAACAGTACAAGTCTTCTATGTACAATGCCACAGCAAATGGATTGGCAGAAGCATTCAACAAAACTTTGTGTAGTCTGCTTAAAAAGGCGGTCTCCAAGACAAAAAGAGATTGGCAAGAAAAGATTGGGGAAGCATTGTGGGCCTACAGAACTACCCATCGTACTCCTACAGTTGTTACACCTTATTCCTTAGTTTATGGCGTTGAAGCAGTACTCCCACTAGAAAGAGAAATTCCTTCCTTAAGAATGGCAATTCAAGAAGGGCTAACTACTGAAGACAATGCTAAATTACGCcttcaagagttagaagcacttgACGAAAAGAGACTGGAAGAGCAACAAGCACTCGAATGTTATCAAGCACGAATGTCAAAAGCCTTTGACAAACAGGTAAGGCCCGATCATTTCAAGTTGGTGATTTAG